CTAGCTGCTCCAGATTATAGATTAATAGTGTTCTCAAAGTTTAAGTTTTGGTTTCCTTTAAAAAGATCCAGCCATGGCGATGCAAGCAGCTAAACGAGCTAATGTAAGTCCAGCTTTGATTCAAACGTTCAAATAATCGTCATATTTATAGTTTGGACCTTAAGTGGCTAATCGGCACATTCAAGATGggtgtttattgttttttttcctggtAGAAACGTGCTCATTTATCTCCAAGATAAACAAGTTAGCGCTATTGATAGTGGTATCATTTATACATATTCactggttttgttttttttatacgAATGAACATTTGATTGAACACGAACAAGGCTTGAATGCCTTCATTTATACAGAAAAGTGGCTAAGATGTTTACCATGTTAATAACGTCCATGTGGAAATTCATACATTCTGTTTGATACGTATTTAAAGCACTTGTGGATgtacaaatgtttaaaatggtgCCGTAATTTCTGGTAATGATATGAAACGTATATGTCTATCTCAATGTTCCTATTTGCTGTCATGTTTCAGATTCGTTTACCTCCAGAGGTGAACAGGATATTGTATATACGTAACCTTCCATATAAGATCACTGCAGAGGAGATGTATGACATCTTTGGAAAGTATGGTCCAATTCGTCAAATCAGAGTGTGAGCATCAATTTATTTCTTACATTAACATGCCAAtatccttaaagggatagttcaccaaaaaataaattctgtcattaattattcatcctcatgtcattccaaacccctaagacttttgttcatcttcgaaacacaaatgaagatctttttaatgaaatctgagagctttctgtccctccatagacagctacgcacttgggtaaagttggttttatattcgcacattcggacatccatATTCAATAGCcgtgttaatcacactacattggacattcagtggacattcacaagtaaatatgccattaaaacagtacttgcctattttgatcgactgtgaaaaatgttgtaagttgataatcgttggttgtcaatatcatgttgctgcttaaaattcacaaacattaatttattaattttacgaTTCTCTTTTTAAAGCTTCAAAGTagtagttgcatagctgtctatagagggacagaaagctcacagatttcatcaaaaagatcctCATTTGTGAATGAAAGTCTTAATggtatggaacgacatgagggcgagtaaataataacagaatattttcatttttgggtgaactatccctttaacagacACTTTCACataaaataagtatttattgTGTGTCATTagtcatatttatatttgtaagtGGAGAAACTGATTGTTCTGTGGTTCTTTTAGTGGGAACACACCAGAGACGAGAGGAACAGCCTATGTCGTATATGAAGATATCTTTGATGCCAAAAATGCCTGTGATCACCTTTCTGGATTCAACGTCTGCAACAGATACTTAGTTGTATTGTACTATAATGCAAACAGGGTGAGTTTAACTGTTTTTGCCTTTGATTCAATCACagtgctgggtagattacttacaaattgtagTCTATTACAGAACACAACTTACATGATAGAATTTGTAGTTACATTTCACATTTAGGTAATATAGTCTGAGTGgtttttgattacttttgacCTATACATGTTTATACTGATTTGAATAGTATAATCTTGTAGCCTATTGATAAGAATTTCAAAGACACTGCATTGCACATTGCATTACAACAGAGTCTCTCTAACTAGGGTTTGGGAAGGAACTGCAGGGatttcatacatttataaaaataataaaaaataagaattattaGAAACaaagtcaataaaaaaaaaaaaaaaaacaacaaaaatttgTTTATGCTGTGCGGCTTCTCAATTTTCCAATTGTCTGTGTGTGCAATTCCACAAACCTTTTTTAATTACTAACTTGATGTGTGAATTTCAAAATGTTTACATGTTTCAATGATTGTTCAATTTGTAGTTTACCCATGAGGATACAtaaacaaattaagacatttatatatcctcatttctgtttcaaacacTATATTTTTCACTGATATTTTTCTTTTGGGAACACAAGGATGGATATTGTGCAGAATGTCCAAACTGTTCCTTTCCATAAAATTGACTATTCTATTATTAACATGCTAATAGCAATGAGAATGTGATACAAGTTTAATAAACCTGTTTTTCTTTTCCCAAGGCTTTCCAAAAAATGGACACAAAGAAAAAGGAGGAGCAACTGAAGCTTCTCAAAGAGAAGTACGGGATAAACACAGACCCACCGAAAtaatcatcattttttttttttttttttttttttttttaattctcttGTTGTTTTTCCCACCTTGCATCAATCTTTTCACTTTACCCTTGAagtttaaggatttttttttatttctgttcagAAGTGTTCAATAGTTTTCCTTGTTATATATTGACTTCAGTTCTTTTTCTGTGAGTTCTGTTAATATTGAATAAAATGGCATTTGTTCCTCagcatttgttttattaaatcaGTGATTTCCTTTTTAATATAACTGCCTGGTGTCttatttgcacatttttattaaactAGTTTCACAGTTTCAGAGTTTAAAATCTAATCAGCTAGTGTTTACAAATTAAAACGAATATAATGTTATGCCAAACACTTATATTCACATTTCAATGGTTATCAATAAAATACTGCATGTAACAACATAATGTATATTACTTTATTTGAAGATAGTGCTAGTCATTGATTGATTTGTCtctaattgcaaaaaaaaaaatgcaattatgctataacattaaagttgattCATGAGTTTGAGTAAAAATGCCAATGCAGCCCCCTATTTTTCatctgaatttttattttttatacaataTCGTTATGTATTTGAAGTAAACCaatctatatatttttagtaatccagtattatttaatatattgcgTTGGGTTATTCGGAATTAAACCTCATTAAATATGGTTGCCTCCATTTTTAATGCACTTCCGTCTGACCATAAATGAGCCAATCAGCTGAACGCGCGAGAACGAGGCGCGAAAGCCTTACTGGTATCTATGTATCTCTTAATTTCTCCGTTTGAACATCGTTTGTAGAAATAGTATGCTTCCCCTGATTTTTGTATAACTTAATCTTAGTTGTTCGCTATAACTAATTTAAGTATCACGGGGTGAAAATCCATTTTTCGGTTGGCGTGCGTTTAATCCGAGTCGACGGTTGACAAGAAGACAAGATGTCGTCGGTCAACAGTGAAATAAAAGCGGAATCTACTCTGAAGTGGTGAGTGTTTGCGTTGGTTATATCTATTAAATGTGTGCTAATCAAAACGACAGACATTTGTCGAGATTATTTTGTCGTGTTTTAGTCATTCGCACAACGCCGAGGAAAGTCACGACTATGGATGGTTTATTATTGAGTTTATTTATTCTAATTTAACGTAAGTTACTTGTTGAGGGAGAATTTTTAAGTGATACATTTGATTGTAAAAGTCGCTTATCCAGTTTACTTGtttgccagttttttttttttttttaatccacacTGTCTTTTGCTAACGTTACACCCTGTCAGACTTGACACTTTGTTGACGCAACCGTATCAATAGCAATGTAAAATGCTgattatcaattaattaatgaTCCTATATGGAATGCcacttcattttattttacttgtttATTTCTTGTGTTGGTAATCAGAGGCTGCACCTGTTACCTGTAATCTCACAGATCTCACCTGTGAGAAGTCAACTGAAAGACTCCTTCCAAAAGCACATTTtctaatttcattttattttacttttaacgTTATACTGTTTATGTGAAATTGCTGTAGCTGGTGCCTTGAGGTAAACTGAGGGGTTAAAGTTACGTATTGTGTCATGTGAAGGTTTGTGGtacataaaaatacagtataaagtGTTCCTAGATAAAACGTAAGCTAAATGCTTCTTCCAACTTGTAATTCAATCGTGCACTGTCCTGTCCCCCCTCACAGCTGTATTTAACATAACCTTGAGAATCGGCTACCAGAATCCTTTAAAGAAGATCTTGTAATGTTGAATGAATAGTGTGATAAGAAGCTGGCAAACACTTTAATCGATTCAACCTAGTGAACTGCTTGCCCTATTCTGTGATCAGCATGAAAATAAACACCCAATTTGAATTACTGTGGTGCTGCCAAATACATGGGAAAATGCATTTTGTTTATTGAAATTGTTGAATACGACTGCCCACAGAAAAAGTAGTTTTATGAGACCGTAACATGCATAATCATATATAAAATTGTAGCCGCCAATTGTCAGTAACACCAATGTGACTTTATTTACTAGATCTACTAAATCATTGTAAAAAGTAATTCTTTTAATTATTagttaattttataattatattaaatctttaaATGCAGTTTGTACATCCTCATATCAATTGaatgtaatttgtttttctTAAAATTCAGTAGTCACAGTGTAAGACTATTGGGCTGTAAAGTAACTTTAAAaggtgatttttaaaaatagccatACAATTtccttttatatattttactcaAATTGTAATCTAAAATCTTGGCATTTGTTTGGAAAATTTGTGTCCATTTAGTCCAACTATATACAAAAGTACAGAGTGATGTTAGACCATAAAcctagcctttttttttttttttttttcttataaaaataAGCCTTGATTATGCACTAGTATTAACACATTTCAATTTACCCCTCTATTTCTAGATACACCTAAACACGAGCGTGAGCGAGTCACGGAGGGAATCACAATGTGTTCTATACCGGGGCTCCCATCAACAGGTTCAGATGTACCTGTACTTATTACCAGAGTTAATCTGAACCCATCATGTGTTCTGGTAGAGTTTTGGGGAAATTTTGACCAAGACAGGAAGTTTGCTTATCAGCAGCTGAAAAAGGAGATTCAATACCCCAGAGAAGGTTTCTGTGAATCAGATGGAAACCCCGGTGACTTGTGCCTCGTACGAGTGTATGAAACATGGTACAGAGCCCGTATAGTTTCAAGAGACACTGAAGATTACAGCGTGTTTTTAATTGATGAAGGCAGAACACTGCGTGCCACAGTTAACACGCTTGCATGGGGGAAAAGTGACTTTTTCTATCTTCCCCCTGAAGTTGAATTCTGTGTTCTTGCCAATGTGTTACCACTGTCTCCTGAAAACAAATGGTCAGCAATGGCCTTAGAGTTCATGAAGACTTTCTGTGGTCGAAGAGTCAATGCTTCAGTTCAAGATGTTCTTGTGCCTCATCGAACATTCCTTCTTGACATTCCTTGTCTGTCCAGACAGATGTTTGAAATGGGCTTCGCAAAAAAATTGTACAGCGATCGTTTCAAGGAGTTTGTTGCAAGATCTTTGCAGGCCAACAATGGAACTGGAGAACCTCAGAGAATTTCTTCCATTAGGCACAAACCAGTTGAGATCATTGAGCAAATGGAGAAGCAGCAGGCCTACATGTACCCAGAGCTGCAAACTGATACTGTTGAGACTGTCATGGTCACAGAAGTAACAAGTCCATTTCGGATATTCTGCCAGCTTAAGGTTTTCTCTCAGGAGCTGAAGAAGTTAACCGAACAGATAACTCAGCATTACGAGGgaagagttggaggtaaattTGCAAGAAATGAGAATTTGGGCAGCCCGTGTGCATCCAGAGGAAGTGACGGCAAGTGGTATCGTTCAGTGCTGCAGCAGGTCATGTCTGCCAACAACGTGGTTGAGGTTTTGCAGGTGGATTATGGGAAGAAACAATTTGTACAAGTTGAGAATGTCAGGCCTCTTGCCTCTGAATTTTTCAGGATGCCTGTCGTAACGTATGTGTGTTCCCTTCATGGAATAGTCGACAGAGGTGTTGGTTGGACA
This genomic window from Chanodichthys erythropterus isolate Z2021 chromosome 4, ASM2448905v1, whole genome shotgun sequence contains:
- the sf3b6 gene encoding splicing factor 3B subunit 6, whose product is MAMQAAKRANIRLPPEVNRILYIRNLPYKITAEEMYDIFGKYGPIRQIRVGNTPETRGTAYVVYEDIFDAKNACDHLSGFNVCNRYLVVLYYNANRAFQKMDTKKKEEQLKLLKEKYGINTDPPK